One Tursiops truncatus isolate mTurTru1 chromosome 3, mTurTru1.mat.Y, whole genome shotgun sequence DNA segment encodes these proteins:
- the PRR36 gene encoding proline-rich protein 36, with translation MDKRDKSRAGAAGRTPSSRPPNLPTPKPPGSPRPLPPVTSAALRVLGAAGASGRGPLAERAGGSRGATLPEATPRGGPPRSAGTGPRSPASRPPAAGRGERAPAKTPGPGCISSSGHASGPTRPGPLGQKGLRPPAEEPVARGKAPEGPRRSALSAGARRDSSGSTPAVSSSAISRRSRAAGAEVGVPRAAPSARPRPPTEASRKSVSSAPERSAAEPSPATRRRPSAGGGLQRPTLRPLASSATPLSSPARSGASPAGTPRALGHPSQLKSRGLQALRPPQATPPRKGAVPAQGFSPPLATSSLPCPIAPPSHITDTPLRGSLPPSPPTTPPPQAHSHPLATPPPLAPPPSAPPSLPTLPSPPATPPLQAPPAHLGTSFPEVSASSLATATFLTSVPPSVSPALQSMPPTEASLALPPFPALPSPLATPPLSGPLPPATAPLQAPLSQATSLRNPSSSLTTPPLQAPSALPTPPPQAGPSLSPPFQATPYTLATPPTQDPSLATSPPQTSPPSSRLTTLSLPGAPPLGSPSPLATPLATPPLQATPPIQTLSLASQPGQAPPPLAVPLTHTPPSLATPPFQAAASPQSLPPLQAPPPLASLPLQAPLSPPASPPLQDPPSPLATPPPRAPPSLASPLLQAPPSPPSSPPLQVPPSPPASPPLQDPPLPLASPPPRAPPSLALPALQTPPSPPASPPLQAPRRPPTPGPDAPISGPRLTLALAPGPPPPPSRSPSSTLSGPDLAGHSSSATSTPEELRGYDSGPEGGAATSPPADAELAACHPAAWSRGSAPPLAIRGTSGAPLPWSPAAGSGSADGLCTIYEAEGPESATPATGALDPGPGSGAGGGKAAAGAGAGAGAASRGAKPARLGELPLGALQASVVQHLLSRTLLLAAAEGAAGGTGGSGDAGGAGSAGGARTALSDAELGRWAELLSPLDESRASITSVTSFSPDDVTSPQGDWTVVEVETFH, from the exons ATGGACAAGAGGGACAAGTCCAGGGCAGGGGCCGCCGGTCGGACGCCCTCTTCTCGCCCTCCCAACCTTCCGACCCCCAAGCCCCCAGGGTCTCCGCGACCCCTTCCCCCCGTAACCAGCGCGGCTCTTCGAGTTCTGGGAGCAGCGGGAGCTTCAGGGCGAGGGCCTCTGGCAGAGCGAGCGGGGGGCAGCCGGGGAGCCACTCTCCCGGAGGCTACTCCCCGGGGGGGACCACCGCGGAGTGCTGGGACAGGCCCCCGGAGCCCAG cctccaggcccccagcagctgggagaggggagcGGGCCCCTGCGAAGACCCCAGGCCCAGGCTGTATCTCTAGCTCGGGGCATGCCAGCGGGCCCACCAG GCCAGGCCCTCTTGGGCAGAAGGGGCTCCGGCCCCCAGCTGAGGAACCTGTGGCCAGAGGAAAAGCCCCTGAAGGGCCCAGAAGGAGCGCCCTGAGCGCTGGGGCACGGAGAG ACTCTTCTGGGTCCACTCCAGCCGTCTCCTCCTCGGCCATCTCCCGTCGATCCCGGGCTGCGGGCGCTGAGGTGGGTGTCCCCCGGGCAGCTCCGAGtgcccggccccggcccccgaCCGAGGCTTCCAGGAAATCAGTGAGCAGCGCCCCAGAGCGCAGCGCCGCGGAGCCGAGCCCTGCCACCAGGAGGCGACCCAGCGCCGGCGGGGGCCTCCAGAGGCCAACCTTGCGCCCCCTGGCCTCCAGCGCCACTCCTCTGTCCTCCCCAGCCCGCTCCGGGGCTTCCCCGGCTGGAACACCCCGGGCTCTGGGGCATCCCTCGCAGCTCAAGTCCAGAGGACTGCAGGCTCTACGCCCCCCGCAGGCCACACCCCCAAGGAAGGGCGCAGTCCCCGCACAGGGCTTTTCTCCTCCTTTGGCCACCTCCTCCCTACCCTGTCCTATTGCACCGCCTTCCCATATCACAGACACTCCCTTGAGGGGCTCGCTCCCACCATCTCCACCGAccacgccccctccccaggcccataGCCACCCATTGGCCACGCCCCCTCCACtagcccctcctccctctgctccacCTTCTCTGCCGACCCTCCCTTCTCCACCGGCCACACCTCCTTTGCAAGCTCCCCCCGCACATCTGGGTACATCTTTTCCGGAGGTATCCGCCTCTTCCTTGGCCACGGCCACTTTTCTGACTTCAGTCCCTCCATCAGTTTCACCCGCTCTGCAGAGTATGCCCCCCACCGAGGCGTCTTTGGCTTTACCCCCTTTTccagctctcccctctcccttggccACACCTCCTTTGTCGGGTCCTCTGCCACCAGCCACTGCCCCTCTACAAGCCCCTCTATCTCAAGCAACATCTCTGAGGAACCCGTCTTCTTCCCTAACCACACCCCCTCTCCAGGCTCCTTCTGCTCTGCCCACGCCCCCTCCGCAGGCCggtccttctctgtctccaccTTTTCAGGCCACGCCTTATACGCTGGCCACGCCTCCCACACAGGACCCTTCTCTGGCCACATCCCCTCCACAgacctctcccccttcctctcgtCTGACCACACTCTCTCTGCCAGGTGCTCCTCCTCTAGGCTCACCCTCTCCCCTGGCCACGCCTCTGGCCACTCCCCCTCTACAGGCCACTCCTCCTATACAGACACTATCTCTGGCCTCACAGCCTGGGCAGGCCCCTCCTCCACTGGCCGTGCCCCTCACACACACTCCACCTTCTCTGGCCACGCCTCCCTTTCAGGCCGCTGCCTCTCCTCAGAGCTTGCCTCCTCTGCAGGCTCCACCTCCTCTGGCCTCGCTCCCTCTGCaggcccctctctctccccctgcttCACCCCCTCTGCAagaccctccctctcccctggccACGCCCCCTCCTCGGGCTCCACCTTCTCTGGCCTCACCTCTTCTGcaggcccctccctctcccccctcttcACCCCCTCTGCAagttcctccctctccccctgcttCACCCCCTCTGCAAgatcctccccttcccctggcctCGCCCCCTCCGCGGGCTCCACCTTCCCTGGCCTTGCCCGCTTTGcagacccctccctctccccctgcctcaCCCCCTCTGCAAGCCCCACGCCGCCCCCCAACCCCGGGTCCCGATGCCCCAATCTCGGGCCCACGGCTGACCCTGGCGCTGGCCCCGGGCCCACCGCCGCCACCCTCGCGCAGCCCGTCCAGTACGCTGAGCGGCCCGGACCTGGCGGGCCACAGCAGCAGCGCCACGAGCACGCCCGAAGAGCTGCGCGGCTACGACAGTGGGCCCGAGGGCGGCGCCGCAACCTCCCCGCCCGCCGATGCGGAGCTCGCCGCCTGCCACCCGGCCGCCTGGAGCCGAGGTTCCGCTCCGCCGCTGGCCATCCGCGGCACCTCAG GAGCGCCCCTGCCTTGGTCTCCTGCTGCCGGGTCGGGCTCTGCTGACGGCTTGTGCACCATCTACGAGGCTGAAGGGCCCGAGTCGGCAACTCCCGCCACAGGCGCGCTGGATCCGGGGCCCGGGTCTGGCGCGGGCGGTGGGAAGGCggcggctggggctggggctggggctggagcggCTTCGCGGGGAGCGAAGCCGGCGCGTCTGGGCGAGCTGCCGCTGGGGGCGCTGCAGGCGAGCGTCGTGCAGCACCTGCTGAGCCGGACGCTGCTGCTAGCTGCGGCCGAGGGTGCCGCGGGCGGCACCGGTGGCTCAGGGGACGCGGGGGGTGCCGGCAGCGCGGGGGGAGCCCGCACTGCGCTCAGCGACGCCGAACTGGGCCGCTGGGCCGAACTATTGTCTCCCCTGGACGAGTCCCGCGCCAGCATCACCTCAGTCACTAGCTTCTCCCCGGATGACGTGACTTCCCCGCAGGGTGACTGGACGGTGGTAGAGGTGGAGACCTTCCACTGA